One genomic window of Oryctolagus cuniculus chromosome 11, mOryCun1.1, whole genome shotgun sequence includes the following:
- the LOC138844241 gene encoding uncharacterized protein — MAVPAVTFQLQGETGAAGVPARQGWGRARPLLRVWGRAGPAGDPRRPRLSCESLGLGVKGPRRRGLAWEPVSEPTRAHLAFFTTDLGGGRFGQWFQALAGGGAHSLPRPRPAGGVLTSASQLSPVPSATSLSSCPVLPVILPGNSAPCPPTARTCSSPWSAGCSLRGRRPTGLPNWGSDATAGPSPALQPCTGTRVCWASAPPTPRKATVTALVTRITANPGSPRARETSGLEVRPCPKQPVPQALPCPGPASLHLPLPRVSNPRHSRPGLLPTRSSLLPVPEALDLPPLTDPGFRLSLRTPGSTALSSPSRVVASPSRQHACLSHLPHTQPSGRHRGRNEGLQGRSDLPRRILVRLWAASRACCTRVSGRERCGPTACVSAALTPPRLKGSLCRQTGAGL, encoded by the coding sequence ATGGCTGTCCCTGCCGTCACATTTCAACTGCAGGGAGAAACGGGAGCAGCTGGAGTCCCGGcgcggcagggctggggccgggccaggccgctGCTGCGAGTGTGGGGACGCGCCGGCCCCGCCGGAGACCCTCGGCGGCCCCGGCTGTCCTGCGAGAGCCTGGGGTTGGGAGTGAAGGGGCCACGGCGGCGTGGCCTTGCCTGGGAGCCTGTGTCCGAGCCCACCCGAGCCCACCTGGCTTTCTTTACAACGGACTTGGGAGGGGGGCGGTTTGGACAGTGGTTCCAGGCTCTCGCAGGAGGGGGCGCACACAGCCTCCCTCGGCCACGGCCGGCCGGTGGGGTCCTCACGTCTGCCTCTCAGCTCAGTCCTGTCCCTTCAGCAACATCACTGTCCTCCTGCCCGGTGCTCCCGGTAATCCTCCCGGGAAACTCCGCACCCTGCCCACCCACCGCCCgcacctgctcctctccctggTCGGCTGGTTGTAGTCTGCGGGGTCGCCGACCAACCGGTCTCCCCAACTGGGGTTCTGACGCCACTGCtgggccctccccagccctgcagccctgcacgGGTACCCGCGTTTGCTGGGCGTCCGCCCCTCCTACCCCCCGCAAGGCCACTGTCACTGCCCTTGTCACCAGGATCACTGCTAACCCCGGGTCCCCCCGTGCCAGGGAGACCTCGGGCCTGGAGGTGAGACCCTGCCCCAAGCAGCCAGTGCCTcaggccctcccctgccccggccccgcctccctgcacctgcctttgCCGCGGGTGAGTAATCCCCGCCATTCCAGGCCAGGCCTCCTCCCCACCCGCTCCTCACTGCTTCCGGTGCCTGAGGCTCTGGACCTCCCTCCTCTCACCGATCCTGGATTCCGGCTGTCTCTGCGGACTCCAGGGAGCACTGCCCTGTCCTCTCCCTCACGCGTGGTGGCCTCCCCGAGCCGGCAGCACGCCTGCCTTTCTCATCTTCCTCACACCCAGCCCAGCGGCCGGCACCGGGGCAGGAATGAAGGGCTGCAGGGGAGGTCTGACCTGCCCCGCAGGATTCTGGTGAGACTGTGGGCGGCGTCCCGGGCGTGCTGCACCCGAGTGAGTGGGCGCGAGAGGTGCGGACCCACAGCCTGTGTGAGTGCAGCTCTGACCCCTCCTCGGCTCAAGGGGAGTTTGTGTAGACAAACAGGAGCCGGGCTGTGA